One Coffea arabica cultivar ET-39 chromosome 5c, Coffea Arabica ET-39 HiFi, whole genome shotgun sequence DNA window includes the following coding sequences:
- the LOC113688218 gene encoding B3 domain-containing transcription factor VAL3 isoform X5, whose protein sequence is MGSTSTSSSSKISCFQCEETSSSFDHFRNGWRLRSGEFAQLCPRCASIYEEGKFCEAFHSNDDGWRDCESCGKLVHCGCIVSFNAYLLLDFGGVICMECSRINFALARSRCLFLEGQPDITRQTVIEPQYRPRSSEVEVQQISRNFDCVVTPLFEKLLSATDADLKLARLIIPKKCAEAFFPDISEPRGFLLKIQDTEGMDWDFNYRYWINGGSKMYILEGLRDFMISKRWQAGDTE, encoded by the exons ATGGGTTCTACTtcaacatcatcatcttcaaagATTTCTTGCTTTCAATGTGAAGAGACCAGCTCCAGCTTTGACCATTTCAGAAATGGTTGGCGCCTTCGCAGTGGCGAGTTTGCTCAGCTCTGCCCCCGCTGCGC TTCCATTTATGAGGAAGGAAAGTTCTGTGAGGCTTTCCACTCAAATGATGATGGTTGGAGGGATTGTGAATCTTGTGGTAAG TTGGTCCATTGTGGATGTATTGTCTCATTTAATGCGTATTTGCTGTTGGATTTTGGTGGCGTAATCTGCATGGAGTGCTCAAGGATTAATTTTGCTCTG GCACGAAGCAGATGCCTGTTTCTTGAAGGTCAGCCAGATATCACCAGGCAAACTGTCATAGAGCCTCAATACCGGCCTCGCAGCAGTGAGGTGGAAGTGCAACAGATATCCAGAAA TTTTGATTGTGTGGTCACTCCTTTATTTGAGAAACTGCTATCTGCTACTGATGCTGACCTGAAACTTGCACGCCTCATAATACCAAAGAAATGTGCAGAG GCTTTCTTCCCAGATATTTCTGAGCCACGTGGATTTCTCCTCAAAATCCAGGATACAGAAGGCATGGATTGGGATTTTAACTATCGTTATTGGATCAATGGTGGCAGTAAGATGTATATCCTGGAGGGGCTTAGAGACTTTATGATTTCAAAGAGATGGCAAGCAGGGGATACTG AGTAG
- the LOC113688218 gene encoding B3 domain-containing transcription repressor VAL1 isoform X1, with the protein MGSTSTSSSSKISCFQCEETSSSFDHFRNGWRLRSGEFAQLCPRCASIYEEGKFCEAFHSNDDGWRDCESCGKLVHCGCIVSFNAYLLLDFGGVICMECSRINFALARSRCLFLEGQPDITRQTVIEPQYRPRSSEVEVQQISRNFDCVVTPLFEKLLSATDADLKLARLIIPKKCAEAFFPDISEPRGFLLKIQDTEGMDWDFNYRYWINGGSKMYILEGLRDFMISKRWQAGDTVTFYRVEPGGKLVIGLRKTSSL; encoded by the exons ATGGGTTCTACTtcaacatcatcatcttcaaagATTTCTTGCTTTCAATGTGAAGAGACCAGCTCCAGCTTTGACCATTTCAGAAATGGTTGGCGCCTTCGCAGTGGCGAGTTTGCTCAGCTCTGCCCCCGCTGCGC TTCCATTTATGAGGAAGGAAAGTTCTGTGAGGCTTTCCACTCAAATGATGATGGTTGGAGGGATTGTGAATCTTGTGGTAAG TTGGTCCATTGTGGATGTATTGTCTCATTTAATGCGTATTTGCTGTTGGATTTTGGTGGCGTAATCTGCATGGAGTGCTCAAGGATTAATTTTGCTCTG GCACGAAGCAGATGCCTGTTTCTTGAAGGTCAGCCAGATATCACCAGGCAAACTGTCATAGAGCCTCAATACCGGCCTCGCAGCAGTGAGGTGGAAGTGCAACAGATATCCAGAAA TTTTGATTGTGTGGTCACTCCTTTATTTGAGAAACTGCTATCTGCTACTGATGCTGACCTGAAACTTGCACGCCTCATAATACCAAAGAAATGTGCAGAG GCTTTCTTCCCAGATATTTCTGAGCCACGTGGATTTCTCCTCAAAATCCAGGATACAGAAGGCATGGATTGGGATTTTAACTATCGTTATTGGATCAATGGTGGCAGTAAGATGTATATCCTGGAGGGGCTTAGAGACTTTATGATTTCAAAGAGATGGCAAGCAGGGGATACTG TCACATTTTATAGAGTAGAACCAGGTGGAAAGTTGGTAATTGGACTAAGGAAAACTTCTTCTCTGTAA
- the LOC113688218 gene encoding uncharacterized protein isoform X7 codes for MGSTSTSSSSKISCFQCEETSSSFDHFRNGWRLRSGEFAQLCPRCASIYEEGKFCEAFHSNDDGWRDCESCGKLVHCGCIVSFNAYLLLDFGGVICMECSRINFALARSRCLFLEGQPDITRQTVIEPQYRPRSSEVEVQQISRNFDCVVTPLFEKLLSATDADLKLARLIIPKKCAEIFLSHVDFSSKSRIQKAWIGILTIVIGSMVAVRCISWRGLETL; via the exons ATGGGTTCTACTtcaacatcatcatcttcaaagATTTCTTGCTTTCAATGTGAAGAGACCAGCTCCAGCTTTGACCATTTCAGAAATGGTTGGCGCCTTCGCAGTGGCGAGTTTGCTCAGCTCTGCCCCCGCTGCGC TTCCATTTATGAGGAAGGAAAGTTCTGTGAGGCTTTCCACTCAAATGATGATGGTTGGAGGGATTGTGAATCTTGTGGTAAG TTGGTCCATTGTGGATGTATTGTCTCATTTAATGCGTATTTGCTGTTGGATTTTGGTGGCGTAATCTGCATGGAGTGCTCAAGGATTAATTTTGCTCTG GCACGAAGCAGATGCCTGTTTCTTGAAGGTCAGCCAGATATCACCAGGCAAACTGTCATAGAGCCTCAATACCGGCCTCGCAGCAGTGAGGTGGAAGTGCAACAGATATCCAGAAA TTTTGATTGTGTGGTCACTCCTTTATTTGAGAAACTGCTATCTGCTACTGATGCTGACCTGAAACTTGCACGCCTCATAATACCAAAGAAATGTGCAGAG ATATTTCTGAGCCACGTGGATTTCTCCTCAAAATCCAGGATACAGAAGGCATGGATTGGGATTTTAACTATCGTTATTGGATCAATGGTGGCAGTAAGATGTATATCCTGGAGGGGCTTAGAGACTTTATGA
- the LOC113688218 gene encoding B3 domain-containing transcription factor VAL3 isoform X3 produces the protein MGSTSTSSSSKISCFQCEETSSSFDHFRNGWRLRSGEFAQLCPRCASIYEEGKFCEAFHSNDDGWRDCESCGKLVHCGCIVSFNAYLLLDFGGVICMECSRINFALARSRCLFLEGQPDITRQTVIEPQYRPRSSEVEVQQISRNFDCVVTPLFEKLLSATDADLKLARLIIPKKCAEAFFPDISEPRGFLLKIQDTEGMDWDFNYRYWINGGSKMYILEGLRDFMISKRWQAGDTDHT, from the exons ATGGGTTCTACTtcaacatcatcatcttcaaagATTTCTTGCTTTCAATGTGAAGAGACCAGCTCCAGCTTTGACCATTTCAGAAATGGTTGGCGCCTTCGCAGTGGCGAGTTTGCTCAGCTCTGCCCCCGCTGCGC TTCCATTTATGAGGAAGGAAAGTTCTGTGAGGCTTTCCACTCAAATGATGATGGTTGGAGGGATTGTGAATCTTGTGGTAAG TTGGTCCATTGTGGATGTATTGTCTCATTTAATGCGTATTTGCTGTTGGATTTTGGTGGCGTAATCTGCATGGAGTGCTCAAGGATTAATTTTGCTCTG GCACGAAGCAGATGCCTGTTTCTTGAAGGTCAGCCAGATATCACCAGGCAAACTGTCATAGAGCCTCAATACCGGCCTCGCAGCAGTGAGGTGGAAGTGCAACAGATATCCAGAAA TTTTGATTGTGTGGTCACTCCTTTATTTGAGAAACTGCTATCTGCTACTGATGCTGACCTGAAACTTGCACGCCTCATAATACCAAAGAAATGTGCAGAG GCTTTCTTCCCAGATATTTCTGAGCCACGTGGATTTCTCCTCAAAATCCAGGATACAGAAGGCATGGATTGGGATTTTAACTATCGTTATTGGATCAATGGTGGCAGTAAGATGTATATCCTGGAGGGGCTTAGAGACTTTATGATTTCAAAGAGATGGCAAGCAGGGGATACTG ATCATACTTGA
- the LOC140007853 gene encoding uncharacterized protein, producing MAKNRNKKKKLKNGSAPMDLTSDEQVFHVPQAMDTSEPGASRTSIGGPHRKAKGVQMKRTKNVRKMKAIAKAVSKNEQSEQKISKNESKITRIQSAKKLYD from the exons ATGGCGAAGAACaggaacaagaagaagaaattgaaaaatggcTCAGCCCCGATGGACCTCACCTCTGATGAGCAAGTATTCCATGTCCCTCAAG CAATGGATACTTCAGAGCCGGGAGCTTCCAGAACATCTATTGGTGGGCCACATAG GAAGGCTAAGGGCGTCCAAATGAAGCGAACAAAGAATGTCCGGAAGATGAAAGCTATTGCAAAAGCTGTATCTAAGAATGAGCAATCGGAACAGAAAATCTCGAAGAATGAAAGCAAGATAACTAGAATCCAATCTGCCAAAAAGCTATATGATTGA
- the LOC113688218 gene encoding B3 domain-containing transcription repressor VAL1 isoform X6, whose translation MVGAFAVASLLSSAPAALPFMRKESSVRLSTQMMMVGGIVNLVLVHCGCIVSFNAYLLLDFGGVICMECSRINFALARSRCLFLEGQPDITRQTVIEPQYRPRSSEVEVQQISRNFDCVVTPLFEKLLSATDADLKLARLIIPKKCAEAFFPDISEPRGFLLKIQDTEGMDWDFNYRYWINGGSKMYILEGLRDFMISKRWQAGDTVTFYRVEPGGKLVIGLRKTSSL comes from the exons ATGGTTGGCGCCTTCGCAGTGGCGAGTTTGCTCAGCTCTGCCCCCGCTGCGC TTCCATTTATGAGGAAGGAAAGTTCTGTGAGGCTTTCCACTCAAATGATGATGGTTGGAGGGATTGTGAATCTTGTG TTGGTCCATTGTGGATGTATTGTCTCATTTAATGCGTATTTGCTGTTGGATTTTGGTGGCGTAATCTGCATGGAGTGCTCAAGGATTAATTTTGCTCTG GCACGAAGCAGATGCCTGTTTCTTGAAGGTCAGCCAGATATCACCAGGCAAACTGTCATAGAGCCTCAATACCGGCCTCGCAGCAGTGAGGTGGAAGTGCAACAGATATCCAGAAA TTTTGATTGTGTGGTCACTCCTTTATTTGAGAAACTGCTATCTGCTACTGATGCTGACCTGAAACTTGCACGCCTCATAATACCAAAGAAATGTGCAGAG GCTTTCTTCCCAGATATTTCTGAGCCACGTGGATTTCTCCTCAAAATCCAGGATACAGAAGGCATGGATTGGGATTTTAACTATCGTTATTGGATCAATGGTGGCAGTAAGATGTATATCCTGGAGGGGCTTAGAGACTTTATGATTTCAAAGAGATGGCAAGCAGGGGATACTG TCACATTTTATAGAGTAGAACCAGGTGGAAAGTTGGTAATTGGACTAAGGAAAACTTCTTCTCTGTAA
- the LOC113688218 gene encoding B3 domain-containing transcription factor VAL3 isoform X2 encodes MGSTSTSSSSKISCFQCEETSSSFDHFRNGWRLRSGEFAQLCPRCASIYEEGKFCEAFHSNDDGWRDCESCGKLVHCGCIVSFNAYLLLDFGGVICMECSRINFALARSRCLFLEGQPDITRQTVIEPQYRPRSSEVEVQQISRNFDCVVTPLFEKLLSATDADLKLARLIIPKKCAEAFFPDISEPRGFLLKIQDTEGMDWDFNYRYWINGGSKMYILEGLRDFMISKRWQAGDTEMKPAHKKRFKLKSFA; translated from the exons ATGGGTTCTACTtcaacatcatcatcttcaaagATTTCTTGCTTTCAATGTGAAGAGACCAGCTCCAGCTTTGACCATTTCAGAAATGGTTGGCGCCTTCGCAGTGGCGAGTTTGCTCAGCTCTGCCCCCGCTGCGC TTCCATTTATGAGGAAGGAAAGTTCTGTGAGGCTTTCCACTCAAATGATGATGGTTGGAGGGATTGTGAATCTTGTGGTAAG TTGGTCCATTGTGGATGTATTGTCTCATTTAATGCGTATTTGCTGTTGGATTTTGGTGGCGTAATCTGCATGGAGTGCTCAAGGATTAATTTTGCTCTG GCACGAAGCAGATGCCTGTTTCTTGAAGGTCAGCCAGATATCACCAGGCAAACTGTCATAGAGCCTCAATACCGGCCTCGCAGCAGTGAGGTGGAAGTGCAACAGATATCCAGAAA TTTTGATTGTGTGGTCACTCCTTTATTTGAGAAACTGCTATCTGCTACTGATGCTGACCTGAAACTTGCACGCCTCATAATACCAAAGAAATGTGCAGAG GCTTTCTTCCCAGATATTTCTGAGCCACGTGGATTTCTCCTCAAAATCCAGGATACAGAAGGCATGGATTGGGATTTTAACTATCGTTATTGGATCAATGGTGGCAGTAAGATGTATATCCTGGAGGGGCTTAGAGACTTTATGATTTCAAAGAGATGGCAAGCAGGGGATACTG AAATGAAGCCGGCGCATAAGAAAAGATTTAAGCTGAAGTCTTTTGCCTAA
- the LOC113688218 gene encoding B3 domain-containing transcription factor VAL3 isoform X4, whose amino-acid sequence MGSTSTSSSSKISCFQCEETSSSFDHFRNGWRLRSGEFAQLCPRCASIYEEGKFCEAFHSNDDGWRDCESCGKLVHCGCIVSFNAYLLLDFGGVICMECSRINFALARSRCLFLEGQPDITRQTVIEPQYRPRSSEVEVQQISRNFDCVVTPLFEKLLSATDADLKLARLIIPKKCAEAFFPDISEPRGFLLKIQDTEGMDWDFNYRYWINGGSKMYILEGLRDFMISKRWQAGDTGP is encoded by the exons ATGGGTTCTACTtcaacatcatcatcttcaaagATTTCTTGCTTTCAATGTGAAGAGACCAGCTCCAGCTTTGACCATTTCAGAAATGGTTGGCGCCTTCGCAGTGGCGAGTTTGCTCAGCTCTGCCCCCGCTGCGC TTCCATTTATGAGGAAGGAAAGTTCTGTGAGGCTTTCCACTCAAATGATGATGGTTGGAGGGATTGTGAATCTTGTGGTAAG TTGGTCCATTGTGGATGTATTGTCTCATTTAATGCGTATTTGCTGTTGGATTTTGGTGGCGTAATCTGCATGGAGTGCTCAAGGATTAATTTTGCTCTG GCACGAAGCAGATGCCTGTTTCTTGAAGGTCAGCCAGATATCACCAGGCAAACTGTCATAGAGCCTCAATACCGGCCTCGCAGCAGTGAGGTGGAAGTGCAACAGATATCCAGAAA TTTTGATTGTGTGGTCACTCCTTTATTTGAGAAACTGCTATCTGCTACTGATGCTGACCTGAAACTTGCACGCCTCATAATACCAAAGAAATGTGCAGAG GCTTTCTTCCCAGATATTTCTGAGCCACGTGGATTTCTCCTCAAAATCCAGGATACAGAAGGCATGGATTGGGATTTTAACTATCGTTATTGGATCAATGGTGGCAGTAAGATGTATATCCTGGAGGGGCTTAGAGACTTTATGATTTCAAAGAGATGGCAAGCAGGGGATACTG GTCCTTAA